Proteins found in one Pontibacter sp. SGAir0037 genomic segment:
- a CDS encoding YkvA family protein, which translates to MAHLHILKQKAQTLNTEVYALYLSYRDTNVKWYVKVILAFVIGYGISPIDFIPDFKAVFGFLDDIIIIAAGLSTSYHLVSKQVLDKARIRAYEEFGGESQEAVMAFRIVLYAWVLAVSLVAVFFYKLIYMNAM; encoded by the coding sequence ATGGCGCATTTACATATACTGAAGCAAAAAGCACAGACACTTAACACAGAGGTTTATGCCCTCTACCTTTCTTACCGCGATACAAATGTGAAATGGTATGTTAAGGTGATTCTGGCCTTTGTAATTGGCTATGGTATAAGCCCAATAGATTTTATTCCTGACTTTAAGGCTGTTTTCGGGTTTCTGGATGATATCATCATTATTGCAGCTGGTTTAAGCACATCGTATCACCTGGTTTCGAAGCAGGTTTTGGATAAAGCCAGAATAAGAGCTTATGAGGAGTTTGGTGGTGAGAGTCAGGAAGCAGTAATGGCCTTTAGAATTGTTTTATATGCCTGGGTGCTTGCTGTCTCGTTGGTGGCAGTATTCTTCTATAAATTAATTTATATGAATGCGATGTAA
- a CDS encoding shikimate dehydrogenase, with the protein MRRFGLIGKKLGHSFSKKYFSEKFLKEGIQDAAYELYELPDIERLKALLEQEEGLVGLNVTVPYKEEVLPLLDELDEAAAAIGAVNTIKISEGKLKGYNTDYIGFRKELEEFYPEQQRGQALVLGTGGAAKAVKAALTDLQIPYMSVSRKPNADELSYQQLQPATLAQFNLIVNTTPLGMYPNTDELPRLPYNSLSSNHFLYDLVYNPELTAFMQKGMAAGAKTINGLGMLYGQAEAAWNIWNT; encoded by the coding sequence ATGCGCAGATTCGGACTTATCGGTAAAAAGCTGGGGCATTCTTTTTCTAAGAAGTACTTTTCAGAGAAGTTTCTAAAAGAAGGGATACAGGATGCTGCTTATGAGCTTTACGAACTGCCTGATATTGAGAGGTTAAAGGCCTTGCTGGAGCAGGAAGAAGGTTTGGTGGGGCTTAATGTTACTGTTCCCTATAAAGAGGAGGTATTGCCTTTGCTGGATGAACTGGATGAAGCTGCTGCTGCCATCGGAGCTGTTAATACTATTAAAATTTCAGAAGGAAAGCTGAAAGGCTATAATACAGACTACATCGGTTTTAGAAAAGAATTAGAGGAGTTTTATCCTGAACAGCAAAGAGGACAAGCATTAGTATTAGGTACAGGTGGTGCCGCCAAAGCTGTTAAAGCTGCTCTAACTGATTTGCAGATTCCTTATATGTCTGTTTCCAGGAAACCCAATGCAGATGAGCTTTCTTACCAGCAGTTGCAGCCTGCTACTCTTGCTCAGTTTAACCTGATTGTTAATACAACGCCACTTGGTATGTATCCAAATACAGATGAGCTGCCACGATTGCCATACAACAGCCTGAGCTCTAATCATTTTTTATACGACCTGGTGTATAATCCTGAATTAACAGCTTTCATGCAAAAAGGAATGGCCGCCGGTGCTAAAACCATAAACGGCTTAGGTATGCTATACGGTCAGGCAGAAGCAGCCTGGAATATATGGAATACTTAA
- a CDS encoding DUF368 domain-containing protein, whose protein sequence is MANEKTIVQETSLTSEGQVQHPTHKRSVKDYLLLFLKGMSMGAADVVPGVSGGTIAFITGIYEELLGSIRSVNGDAVKLLLRFNLKGFWKHINGNFLLVLVGGILFSVATLSTIILYLLENHPEMLWAFFFGLIVASAIVVGKKITRWTLPVLLAGLVGAAIAYYVTVASPTQTPEALWFVFLSGAIAICAMILPGISGSFILVLLAKYEYILGAVRDLKLSIIITFGIGCVAGLLAFSHMLNWMLKHYHNLTVALLTGFMVGSLNKVWPWKQTLETYTDSHGAVKPLVQENVLPTNYLQITGQEPYLLYGILLAIFGFVVVYFLDRISSDNTSEV, encoded by the coding sequence ATGGCCAACGAAAAGACTATTGTTCAGGAAACCTCCTTGACTTCTGAGGGTCAGGTGCAACACCCTACTCACAAGCGTTCTGTTAAAGATTACCTGTTGCTCTTCCTGAAAGGAATGAGTATGGGAGCTGCTGATGTAGTGCCAGGTGTGTCAGGCGGAACAATTGCTTTTATTACAGGTATTTACGAAGAATTGCTGGGCTCCATCCGATCAGTGAACGGGGATGCTGTAAAGCTATTACTTCGCTTCAACCTGAAAGGCTTCTGGAAGCACATCAACGGCAACTTTCTGCTAGTACTTGTTGGAGGTATACTTTTTTCTGTTGCCACCCTCTCTACAATAATCCTTTATCTGTTAGAGAATCATCCGGAAATGCTTTGGGCCTTCTTTTTTGGCTTAATTGTAGCATCTGCTATTGTGGTAGGGAAAAAGATTACCCGCTGGACCCTGCCGGTTCTACTAGCAGGTTTGGTAGGTGCGGCCATTGCCTATTATGTAACGGTAGCTTCGCCCACACAGACACCAGAAGCGCTTTGGTTTGTTTTCTTATCGGGAGCTATTGCCATTTGCGCCATGATTCTGCCAGGTATTTCCGGCAGCTTTATTTTGGTTTTGCTGGCGAAGTATGAGTATATATTAGGTGCTGTCAGAGATTTGAAGTTAAGCATTATTATAACCTTTGGTATTGGCTGTGTGGCAGGTTTGCTTGCTTTTTCACATATGCTGAATTGGATGCTGAAGCACTACCATAACTTAACCGTAGCACTTCTTACTGGTTTTATGGTGGGCTCGCTTAACAAAGTATGGCCTTGGAAACAAACTCTGGAAACATATACAGACAGCCATGGAGCTGTAAAGCCTCTTGTTCAGGAGAATGTGCTGCCCACAAATTACCTTCAGATTACCGGGCAGGAGCCGTATTTGCTCTATGGCATTTTGCTGGCAATTTTTGGTTTTGTGGTAGTGTATTTCTTAGATCGTATCTCAAGCGACAACACTTCAGAGGTTTAA
- a CDS encoding phosphosulfolactate synthase, giving the protein MNYTLNNLPEREAKPRERGFTMAMDKGLSLREVEDFIEVAGDYVDIVKLGWATSYVVPNLEKKLKIYRDAGIPAYLGGTLFEAFVVRNQFDDYRRLLDKFNLEYAEISDGSIDMNHDEKCNYIRTLAEQVTVLSEVGSKDAEKIIPPYMWIKLMQAELDAGAWKVIGEAREGGNVGLFRSTGEVRSGLVEEILTKIPFEKILWEAPQKAQQVWFIKLLGANVNLGNIAPSEVIPLETIRLGLRGDTFTHFLDMEKPC; this is encoded by the coding sequence ATGAATTACACCCTGAACAACCTTCCGGAACGCGAGGCTAAACCGCGCGAGAGAGGCTTTACTATGGCAATGGACAAAGGATTAAGCCTGAGGGAGGTAGAAGATTTTATAGAAGTAGCTGGAGATTACGTCGATATTGTAAAGCTAGGTTGGGCGACTTCTTATGTAGTGCCAAACCTGGAGAAAAAGCTTAAAATCTACAGAGATGCTGGTATACCTGCCTACCTGGGTGGCACCTTGTTCGAAGCCTTTGTCGTTCGAAACCAGTTCGATGATTACCGTCGCCTGTTAGACAAGTTTAACCTGGAGTATGCAGAAATTTCGGATGGATCTATTGACATGAACCATGACGAGAAATGCAACTACATCCGGACGCTGGCTGAGCAGGTAACTGTTTTATCGGAAGTAGGTTCTAAAGATGCCGAAAAAATTATTCCACCTTATATGTGGATAAAGCTGATGCAGGCAGAATTGGATGCCGGTGCCTGGAAGGTAATTGGAGAAGCACGTGAGGGAGGGAACGTTGGTCTATTCAGATCGACAGGAGAAGTAAGAAGTGGTTTGGTAGAGGAGATTCTGACAAAGATTCCTTTTGAAAAGATCTTGTGGGAGGCTCCGCAGAAAGCGCAGCAGGTGTGGTTTATTAAACTGTTGGGAGCTAACGTAAACCTTGGTAATATTGCACCAAGTGAAGTTATTCCTTTAGAGACAATCAGATTAGGCCTTCGTGGAGATACGTTTACGCATTTCCTGGATATGGAGAAGCCTTGCTAA
- a CDS encoding tetratricopeptide repeat protein, protein MASWILEMKDNFDEHSEDLELIHRFEKMLGNSEPAFFDLTDFEFIIDHYTANFEYKKAILACDSAIAQYPFSTELLIDKAQLLAMSGKFEEALTLIEQVREVDPENPDVLLTRGIICTQQGEYRDAIDFFKKALAFSEERDDIFFNIGLAYQSWGKFSSAIQYYKKCITLNIENEAAMQEIVYCMDVAGSMRENLPFFQEFVDNDPYSSVAWFNLGNIYNKLGLYDKAIAAYDYATIIKPDFITAYNNMANAYVFLGEYTKAIEAFNAMLEHGEPSAEVYCNIGECYEKLQQWDLARRFYQKSVDLDPEMDEAWFGIGIILDAQGKWYEAVHFFKKAVDLYSDSADYWVALAAAEYHVGHVVSALESYERAAEIQPEDKNIYLNWSIILYEQGNYEEAIDIILNAIELQPDEAELYYRACAYMLSAGKYREAYNYLENALILDFDKHKLLFEFFPELESQRALSRLIDQYRK, encoded by the coding sequence ATGGCTAGTTGGATTTTGGAGATGAAAGATAACTTTGATGAACATAGCGAGGATCTGGAACTGATACACCGGTTCGAGAAGATGCTAGGGAATAGCGAGCCCGCTTTTTTTGATTTAACTGATTTTGAATTTATAATTGACCACTATACGGCCAATTTCGAATATAAGAAGGCTATACTGGCCTGTGATTCTGCCATTGCACAATATCCGTTTTCAACAGAACTTCTGATCGACAAAGCGCAGCTGCTGGCTATGTCGGGTAAATTTGAAGAGGCACTTACACTTATTGAACAGGTACGTGAGGTAGATCCCGAAAATCCAGATGTGCTGCTAACCCGTGGCATCATTTGCACGCAACAAGGAGAGTATCGCGATGCGATAGATTTTTTTAAGAAGGCCCTTGCTTTTTCAGAAGAACGCGACGACATATTCTTTAATATAGGCCTGGCTTATCAAAGCTGGGGAAAATTCAGCTCTGCCATCCAGTACTATAAAAAGTGTATTACCCTCAATATAGAAAATGAGGCGGCGATGCAAGAGATAGTATATTGTATGGATGTAGCGGGTAGTATGCGGGAGAACCTTCCTTTCTTTCAGGAATTTGTGGATAACGATCCGTATTCTTCTGTTGCCTGGTTTAACCTCGGTAACATATACAATAAGCTTGGCCTCTACGATAAAGCCATTGCTGCTTACGATTATGCCACCATTATTAAGCCTGATTTTATCACGGCATACAATAATATGGCAAATGCATATGTTTTTCTGGGAGAGTATACAAAAGCCATTGAAGCATTTAACGCGATGCTGGAGCATGGCGAACCATCTGCCGAAGTATACTGCAACATAGGGGAGTGTTATGAAAAGCTGCAGCAATGGGATCTGGCACGCCGCTTCTATCAAAAATCAGTAGATCTTGATCCGGAGATGGATGAAGCCTGGTTTGGTATAGGCATTATACTGGATGCGCAGGGAAAATGGTATGAAGCTGTACATTTTTTCAAAAAAGCAGTAGATCTTTATTCGGATAGTGCAGATTATTGGGTGGCGCTGGCTGCGGCGGAATATCATGTAGGGCATGTGGTATCGGCTTTGGAAAGCTATGAGCGTGCAGCAGAAATACAGCCTGAGGATAAGAACATATACCTTAACTGGTCTATAATTCTTTACGAACAAGGAAATTACGAAGAAGCAATAGATATTATTTTAAACGCAATTGAGCTGCAGCCCGACGAGGCAGAGCTGTATTACAGGGCCTGTGCCTATATGCTTTCTGCAGGAAAATACAGAGAAGCATATAATTATCTAGAAAATGCGTTAATTTTGGACTTCGATAAACATAAACTGTTGTTCGAGTTCTTTCCTGAACTTGAGTCGCAGCGTGCATTATCCCGTTTAATTGATCAGTACCGCAAATAA
- a CDS encoding NAD-dependent epimerase/dehydratase family protein, with product MVFVTGSSGLIGNFLIPALLQQGYPVKALYRNQIPAIEGAGQAQWVEGDILDPSFLRSELVGVSHIFHCAGLVSYAPQDEELLKQINIEGTANIVDACLEIGNVKLCHVSSIAAVGRPKGTNILTEDAKWDQAEEHSAYASSKYFGELEVWRGVAEGLKAVIVNPSVILGPADWNRSSTRLFKYVYDEKPFYTTGKANFVDVRDVVEAIMRLNFSEISGERFILNAAQLTYKEFFEEAARCFGKKAPARKVPPLLAEVVWRAEHVRSWFTGKRPLITKDTARVSGKSHFFSNSKVQKAINLEFRPIAETIAWCCNQLLHVEPAVGHGQEAPN from the coding sequence ATGGTTTTTGTAACGGGCAGTAGCGGCCTGATCGGTAACTTTCTTATACCTGCTCTGTTGCAGCAGGGGTATCCCGTTAAAGCACTATACAGGAATCAGATACCTGCTATAGAAGGTGCCGGGCAGGCACAGTGGGTAGAAGGCGATATTCTGGACCCTTCTTTTCTGCGGTCGGAGCTGGTAGGGGTAAGCCATATTTTCCATTGCGCAGGATTGGTTTCTTATGCACCACAGGATGAGGAATTACTGAAACAGATAAACATAGAAGGTACCGCTAACATTGTAGATGCCTGCCTGGAGATAGGTAATGTTAAGCTGTGCCATGTCAGTTCTATAGCAGCCGTAGGCAGGCCCAAGGGAACAAATATTTTAACCGAAGATGCCAAGTGGGACCAGGCGGAAGAGCATTCTGCTTATGCAAGCTCCAAGTATTTCGGAGAGCTGGAAGTATGGCGCGGTGTGGCAGAAGGACTAAAAGCAGTAATCGTAAATCCATCGGTCATTCTGGGGCCGGCCGACTGGAACCGCAGCAGTACCAGGCTCTTCAAATACGTGTACGACGAGAAACCTTTTTATACCACCGGTAAGGCAAACTTTGTTGATGTGCGGGATGTGGTAGAGGCTATAATGCGATTAAATTTTTCGGAAATTTCAGGAGAAAGATTTATATTAAATGCGGCGCAGCTCACCTATAAAGAATTTTTTGAAGAGGCTGCCAGGTGCTTTGGTAAAAAGGCTCCAGCCAGAAAAGTACCACCTTTGCTGGCTGAAGTAGTATGGCGGGCAGAGCATGTTCGCTCCTGGTTTACAGGTAAACGCCCGCTCATTACAAAAGATACAGCCCGTGTTTCTGGTAAGTCTCATTTTTTCAGCAACAGCAAAGTACAGAAAGCTATTAACCTGGAGTTCAGGCCGATTGCAGAAACCATAGCCTGGTGCTGCAATCAGTTGCTACACGTAGAGCCAGCTGTAGGCCATGGGCAGGAGGCGCCAAACTAA
- a CDS encoding tyrosine-protein phosphatase, which translates to MIKFFKNLFGKTEEPVSEVSLEVLGVDMHSHILPGLDDGADTLERSLELVQAMKDQGYRKLIMTPHIMSDFYRNTPAGIRERLQILKQAVEEAGIDIELDCAAEHYLDEGFMEKLLNKEELLTFGDNYLLFETSFLNEPFNLREAIFKMRSFGYKPVLAHPERYTYFYGKFDDLVALRDFGVLFQPNLNSLVGYYSPAAREVAEKLVNLGLVDFLGSDAHSMKHIGALQRARSSKYLQKALELPLLNNQL; encoded by the coding sequence ATGATCAAGTTTTTTAAAAATTTATTTGGTAAGACAGAGGAGCCTGTTTCTGAAGTTTCTTTAGAAGTGTTAGGGGTAGACATGCATTCGCATATACTTCCCGGGCTTGATGATGGCGCTGATACATTGGAGCGTTCGTTAGAACTGGTGCAGGCGATGAAGGATCAGGGGTACCGTAAACTGATCATGACGCCACACATCATGAGCGACTTTTATAGAAATACACCTGCCGGAATAAGAGAACGCTTACAGATACTGAAGCAGGCTGTGGAAGAAGCCGGTATCGATATAGAACTGGATTGCGCTGCCGAGCATTACCTGGATGAAGGATTTATGGAGAAGCTGCTGAATAAAGAGGAGCTGCTCACTTTTGGCGATAATTACCTCCTGTTCGAGACTTCTTTTCTGAACGAGCCGTTTAATTTACGCGAAGCCATTTTTAAGATGCGGTCTTTCGGCTATAAACCGGTGCTGGCGCACCCGGAGCGTTATACTTATTTCTATGGTAAATTCGATGACCTGGTTGCGCTGCGTGATTTTGGGGTGCTTTTCCAACCTAACTTAAATTCGCTGGTAGGCTATTATTCGCCGGCTGCCAGAGAAGTTGCTGAAAAATTGGTTAACCTGGGTTTGGTAGATTTCTTGGGCTCTGATGCTCATAGTATGAAGCACATTGGTGCTTTACAGCGGGCACGCAGCTCGAAATATTTGCAGAAGGCGCTGGAGCTTCCATTGCTCAACAACCAGCTATAA
- a CDS encoding acyl-CoA dehydrogenase family protein → MEFNTSENQRMISEMIRDFGSRHIKPYMRAWDESQEFPVNVFKQLGELGLMGVLVPAEYGGAGFGYLEYVTAIAELAKIDGSIGLSMAAHNSLCTGHILQFGNEEQKQKYLPKLATAEWIGAWGLTEPNTGSDAGNMRTVAVQDGDYWIINGAKNFITHGKSGHVAVVIVRTGEVGDSHGMTAFVVEKGTEGFKAGRKEDKLGMRASETTELIFEDCRVHRDQMLGNVGEGFVQAMKVLDGGRISIAALSLGIAQGAFEAAKAYAQERSQFNKPISSFQGISFKLADMATEIEAASLLTYQAADMKNRGLSVNKESAMAKLYASEVAVRVANEAVQIFGGYGFTKDYPAEKFYRDAKLCTIGEGTSEIQKLVISRAILN, encoded by the coding sequence ATGGAATTTAACACCTCAGAAAATCAGCGGATGATCTCTGAAATGATCAGGGACTTTGGTTCGAGACACATTAAACCCTATATGCGGGCATGGGATGAAAGCCAGGAATTTCCAGTGAATGTTTTTAAACAACTTGGTGAACTTGGGCTGATGGGCGTTCTGGTACCAGCCGAATATGGCGGTGCCGGCTTTGGTTACTTAGAATATGTTACAGCTATTGCAGAACTGGCTAAGATCGATGGCTCCATCGGGTTATCTATGGCTGCGCATAACTCGCTTTGCACAGGCCATATTCTGCAATTCGGCAATGAAGAACAGAAACAGAAATATTTGCCTAAACTGGCGACAGCTGAATGGATTGGGGCCTGGGGCTTAACAGAACCTAATACAGGTTCTGATGCAGGCAATATGCGAACAGTTGCTGTTCAGGATGGCGATTATTGGATAATCAATGGCGCGAAGAATTTTATTACACATGGCAAATCCGGTCATGTAGCTGTTGTAATTGTACGCACCGGCGAGGTGGGAGATTCTCATGGCATGACTGCCTTTGTTGTGGAAAAAGGCACAGAAGGATTTAAAGCTGGTCGCAAGGAAGACAAGCTTGGTATGCGTGCTTCGGAAACAACAGAGCTTATATTTGAGGACTGTCGTGTACATAGGGACCAGATGCTGGGAAATGTTGGCGAAGGTTTTGTACAAGCTATGAAAGTACTGGACGGAGGCCGCATTTCTATAGCAGCTCTCTCGCTAGGCATTGCGCAAGGTGCTTTTGAGGCAGCCAAGGCCTATGCGCAGGAGCGTAGCCAATTCAATAAACCTATCTCCAGCTTTCAGGGCATCTCTTTTAAGCTGGCTGATATGGCTACAGAAATTGAAGCCGCCTCGCTGCTCACTTACCAGGCCGCCGACATGAAGAACCGTGGGCTTAGCGTAAACAAGGAATCCGCTATGGCAAAACTTTATGCTTCTGAAGTAGCAGTGCGGGTTGCCAACGAGGCAGTACAGATATTCGGAGGCTATGGCTTTACAAAAGATTATCCTGCTGAAAAGTTTTATCGAGATGCCAAACTTTGCACTATAGGTGAAGGAACAAGTGAGATACAGAAGCTCGTCATATCAAGAGCCATTCTGAATTAG
- the rpsU gene encoding 30S ribosomal protein S21, with protein MIIVNVKDNESVDRALKRFKKKFERTGVLKELRARTFFEKPSVAKRKQKERAAYKQKLFAQENY; from the coding sequence ATGATAATTGTAAACGTAAAGGATAACGAGTCTGTAGACCGCGCATTAAAAAGATTCAAGAAGAAGTTCGAGAGAACTGGAGTTCTGAAAGAACTTAGAGCAAGAACTTTCTTTGAAAAACCATCTGTAGCAAAAAGAAAGCAAAAAGAAAGAGCTGCTTACAAGCAAAAGCTTTTTGCTCAAGAAAACTACTAG
- a CDS encoding tyrosine-type recombinase/integrase: MDLFFKYLQYEKRYSTHTLTSYHTDLGQFATYLEQVYEITDPAEADHTIIRSWILSLVHNHIQPRSINRKIACLRSYYRFLLSQQRIQVNPMLRIRAPKVSKKLPGFVPEEPFNTLLDSFTFEENFEGYRDKLILEFLYGTGIRLSELISIEESDIDLRARTVRVLGKGNKERIVPVNDSLYTCIETYLAYKRQYIPDNNSKTLLVTSKARPLYPKFVYRVVKKFISMITTSEHNSPHVLRHSFATHLLNKGADLNAIKDLLGHASLAATQVYTHNSIEKLKSVFEKAHPKA; encoded by the coding sequence ATGGATTTATTTTTTAAATATTTGCAGTATGAAAAGCGGTATAGTACTCATACCCTTACCTCTTACCATACTGATTTAGGCCAATTCGCCACCTACCTGGAGCAGGTATATGAAATTACTGATCCTGCCGAAGCTGATCATACCATTATCCGTTCCTGGATTCTTTCGCTGGTGCATAACCACATTCAGCCGCGCTCCATCAATAGAAAGATAGCCTGTCTTCGTTCTTATTACCGCTTCCTGTTATCGCAACAACGCATACAGGTAAACCCGATGCTGCGCATCAGAGCTCCTAAAGTATCTAAAAAGTTACCAGGTTTTGTGCCTGAAGAACCATTCAATACGCTTCTAGACAGTTTTACTTTTGAAGAAAATTTCGAAGGCTACCGTGATAAGCTGATCCTGGAGTTCCTATATGGTACAGGTATTCGCCTGTCGGAGCTGATTAGTATAGAAGAATCCGACATAGATTTGAGAGCCAGAACAGTACGCGTTTTGGGCAAAGGCAACAAAGAACGCATTGTTCCTGTAAACGACTCGCTTTATACCTGTATAGAAACCTATTTAGCATATAAGCGCCAATATATACCAGATAACAATTCTAAAACCCTGCTCGTTACTAGTAAGGCACGTCCGCTTTATCCTAAGTTTGTTTATCGTGTTGTAAAAAAGTTTATCAGTATGATTACAACTTCAGAACATAACAGCCCACATGTGTTGCGCCATTCTTTTGCAACACACCTTTTGAACAAAGGGGCTGACTTAAACGCGATAAAAGATTTGCTGGGCCACGCCAGCCTTGCAGCCACCCAGGTTTACACACACAATTCTATTGAGAAACTCAAATCTGTATTTGAGAAAGCTCATCCCAAAGCATAA
- the hpf gene encoding ribosome hibernation-promoting factor, HPF/YfiA family, protein MKLQMHSIHFDADKQLTDFIAQKVNKLETFYDRIVDGEVFLKHNNKDGIDNKTVEIRLFVPGSTLFSQEDAPSFEAATDAAVEAMRRQLKRFKQKQMAH, encoded by the coding sequence ATGAAGCTACAGATGCATTCCATTCATTTTGATGCTGATAAACAGCTAACTGATTTTATAGCGCAGAAAGTAAATAAATTGGAAACCTTTTACGATCGTATTGTCGATGGAGAAGTGTTTCTAAAGCATAATAATAAAGACGGAATAGATAATAAAACGGTTGAAATAAGGTTATTTGTACCTGGCTCTACCCTGTTTTCTCAGGAAGATGCTCCTTCTTTTGAAGCTGCTACTGATGCTGCTGTTGAAGCGATGCGCCGCCAGCTAAAGAGGTTTAAGCAAAAACAGATGGCTCATTAA
- the metK gene encoding methionine adenosyltransferase, whose amino-acid sequence MPYLFTSESVSEGHPDKVADQISDALLDEFLKQDPQSKVACETLVTTGLVVLSGEVKTEAYVDVQKVAREVIRRIGYTKSEYKFDAEACGVISAIHEQSSDINQGVERANPEEQGAGDQGMMFGYATNETDNYMPLALSISHLLLQELSAIRKEGKEMTYLRPDAKSQVTIRYSDNHVPEKIDTIVISTQHDEFELPTADNSEAKEEAEVKMVQRIKEDVDTILIPRVLNLLPERIQKLFNNDIVYHINPTGKFVIGGPHGDTGLTGRKIIVDTYGGKGAHGGGAFSGKDSSKVDRSAAYAARHVAKNLVAAGVADQALVQVAYAIGVAKPVGFYVTTYGSTNVKDANGNVMSDGEIADKLSNIFDMRPYAIVQRYGLQNPIFSETAAYGHMGRTPGVKKVEIGKNGQTEVREFETFTWEKLDYVEKIKAEFGL is encoded by the coding sequence ATGCCATATTTATTCACTTCTGAATCAGTGTCAGAAGGACACCCAGATAAAGTAGCAGATCAGATATCCGATGCACTTTTAGATGAATTCCTGAAGCAGGATCCACAATCCAAAGTAGCCTGCGAAACACTTGTAACAACAGGTTTAGTCGTGTTAAGTGGTGAAGTTAAAACAGAGGCCTATGTTGATGTGCAGAAGGTGGCCAGGGAAGTTATCAGACGAATTGGCTATACAAAATCTGAGTACAAATTTGATGCGGAAGCATGTGGCGTCATCTCTGCAATTCATGAGCAATCAAGCGATATTAACCAGGGGGTAGAGCGGGCAAATCCGGAAGAGCAGGGTGCAGGCGACCAGGGAATGATGTTTGGTTATGCAACAAATGAAACAGACAATTACATGCCACTTGCATTGAGCATATCGCATTTGCTGTTACAGGAGCTGTCTGCTATTCGTAAAGAAGGTAAAGAAATGACTTACCTGCGCCCGGATGCAAAGTCGCAGGTGACCATCCGTTACAGCGATAATCATGTGCCTGAAAAGATTGATACTATTGTTATATCCACACAGCACGATGAGTTTGAGCTTCCAACGGCTGATAACAGCGAAGCAAAAGAAGAAGCAGAAGTAAAAATGGTACAACGTATTAAAGAAGATGTTGATACTATTCTTATACCTCGTGTGCTTAATCTGCTTCCGGAGCGAATTCAGAAGCTATTTAACAACGATATAGTTTACCATATCAATCCAACTGGCAAATTTGTAATTGGCGGTCCGCATGGAGATACCGGACTTACAGGCCGTAAAATTATTGTAGATACTTATGGTGGCAAGGGAGCACATGGTGGCGGTGCTTTTTCTGGAAAAGATTCGTCTAAAGTAGATCGCTCTGCAGCTTATGCAGCACGTCACGTTGCTAAAAACTTAGTAGCAGCGGGTGTCGCAGACCAGGCATTGGTACAAGTGGCTTATGCAATTGGAGTAGCAAAACCAGTTGGATTCTATGTAACTACTTATGGTTCTACCAATGTAAAAGATGCCAACGGTAATGTAATGAGCGATGGTGAAATTGCTGATAAGCTGAGTAACATCTTTGACATGCGTCCTTATGCTATTGTACAGCGGTATGGGCTACAGAATCCTATCTTCTCAGAAACAGCTGCCTATGGACACATGGGTAGAACACCTGGCGTGAAAAAAGTAGAAATAGGAAAGAATGGCCAGACGGAGGTAAGGGAGTTTGAAACCTTTACTTGGGAGAAGCTGGATTATGTAGAAAAGATTAAGGCTGAATTCGGGCTATAG